One genomic segment of Amycolatopsis granulosa includes these proteins:
- a CDS encoding MarR family winged helix-turn-helix transcriptional regulator, translated as MGEARWLSEPEMSAWRAYIVATLRLRQRLHRELAAAHRVSLTDYEVLVCLEMAPDGRMRMSDLATVMASTKSRLSHQIARMEAAGLARRAPDPDDKRGVVAELTPGGAALLEEAAPTHVAGVRAHLIDLVTPEEQAVLATVFSRVAEHLDGLGG; from the coding sequence ATGGGTGAGGCGCGCTGGCTGAGTGAGCCGGAGATGTCGGCCTGGCGCGCGTACATCGTCGCCACGCTACGGCTCCGCCAGCGGCTGCACCGCGAACTGGCCGCCGCGCACCGCGTCTCGCTGACCGACTACGAGGTGCTCGTGTGCCTGGAGATGGCGCCGGACGGGCGGATGCGCATGTCCGATCTCGCCACGGTGATGGCGTCGACGAAGAGCCGGCTGTCGCACCAGATCGCACGCATGGAGGCCGCCGGCCTGGCCCGGCGCGCGCCCGACCCGGATGACAAGCGCGGCGTCGTGGCCGAGCTGACGCCCGGCGGGGCGGCCCTGCTGGAAGAAGCGGCCCCGACGCACGTGGCAGGCGTGCGCGCGCACCTGATCGACCTGGTTACGCCCGAGGAGCAGGCGGTGCTCGCCACGGTGTTCTCCAGGGTCGCCGAACACCTCGATGGCCTGGGCGGCTGA
- a CDS encoding M28 family metallopeptidase, with translation MSLRPKRTFAALVLTAALASAVTPAATAAPSPLPAQLVKKTDAGAINRHLVALQRIADSHAGNRAASTDGHAASAEYIAGKLADAGYSVTRQEFPFVYTEKLAEKLTVGGADVPITVMTYSASTPAGGITAPLAVVPVDATPGCEVSDYTGVTGKIVLVSRGACPFAQKQAAAADAGALGAIIYNNEAGPLNGTLGDPAASRIPTGGISQADGQALAGRNGATVTLDLREFREQRTSYNVIAETKTGRKDNVVMAGAHLDSVPAGPGINDNGTGSAALLEIALQLGSKPKVENAVRFAWWSAEEYGLVGSTYYVDSLTFEQQLDIALYLNFDMIGSPNAAYFAYDGDNSDGVGAGPGPYGSAQIERTLTGYLNDRGVPTEGTDFDGRSDYGEFIAVGIPSGGLFTGAEDAKTPEQAAKWGGQAGVAYDPCYHQACDNLGNVDRVALDRNADTIAWALGTFALSTESVNGVAPGKPAVKPHRHPAAKAARSAVA, from the coding sequence ATGTCACTTCGGCCAAAGCGAACCTTTGCCGCCCTGGTGCTGACCGCCGCGCTCGCGTCGGCCGTCACCCCGGCCGCGACGGCAGCCCCGTCCCCGCTACCCGCACAGCTCGTCAAGAAGACCGACGCCGGTGCGATCAACCGCCATCTCGTCGCGTTGCAGCGCATCGCCGACAGCCACGCCGGCAACCGCGCCGCGAGCACCGACGGTCACGCCGCGTCGGCCGAGTACATCGCCGGCAAGCTCGCCGACGCGGGGTATTCGGTGACGCGGCAGGAGTTCCCGTTCGTCTACACCGAAAAGCTCGCGGAGAAGCTGACGGTGGGTGGGGCGGACGTCCCGATCACCGTCATGACCTACAGCGCGTCCACTCCCGCGGGCGGGATCACGGCGCCGCTGGCGGTGGTCCCGGTCGACGCCACCCCCGGTTGCGAGGTGTCGGACTACACCGGGGTGACGGGCAAGATCGTGCTGGTGTCGCGCGGCGCGTGCCCGTTCGCGCAGAAGCAGGCGGCGGCCGCGGACGCCGGTGCGCTCGGCGCGATCATCTACAACAACGAGGCAGGCCCGCTGAACGGAACGCTCGGCGACCCGGCTGCCTCGCGCATCCCGACGGGCGGCATCTCCCAGGCCGACGGGCAGGCGCTCGCCGGGCGCAACGGTGCGACGGTGACGCTGGATCTGCGCGAGTTCCGGGAGCAGCGGACGTCGTACAACGTGATCGCGGAGACGAAGACCGGCCGCAAGGACAACGTGGTGATGGCCGGTGCGCACCTGGACAGCGTTCCGGCAGGGCCGGGCATCAACGACAACGGCACCGGCTCGGCGGCGCTGCTGGAGATCGCGTTGCAGCTGGGCAGCAAGCCGAAGGTGGAGAACGCGGTGCGGTTCGCGTGGTGGAGCGCCGAGGAGTACGGCCTCGTCGGATCGACGTACTATGTGGACTCGCTGACGTTCGAGCAGCAGCTGGACATCGCGCTGTACCTGAACTTCGACATGATCGGCTCGCCGAACGCGGCGTACTTCGCCTACGACGGCGACAATTCCGACGGGGTGGGGGCCGGACCGGGCCCGTACGGTTCGGCGCAGATCGAGCGGACCCTGACCGGATACCTGAACGACCGCGGCGTTCCCACGGAGGGCACGGACTTCGACGGCCGGTCGGATTACGGTGAGTTCATCGCGGTGGGGATTCCCTCGGGTGGCCTGTTCACCGGCGCGGAGGACGCGAAGACGCCCGAGCAGGCCGCGAAGTGGGGCGGCCAGGCAGGTGTCGCGTACGACCCGTGCTACCACCAGGCGTGCGACAACCTCGGCAACGTGGACCGCGTGGCACTGGACCGCAACGCCGACACGATCGCCTGGGCACTGGGAACGTTCGCGCTCAGCACGGAGTCGGTGAACGGTGTCGCCCCGGGCAAGCCGGCGGTGAAACCGCACCGGCACCCCGCGGCGAAGGCGGCCAGGTCGGCTGTTGCCTGA
- the ypfJ gene encoding KPN_02809 family neutral zinc metallopeptidase — MRFDEGAGLDTSEVDDLRGGGGGIGSRIALGGGGLGVVGVIIYFVLSQIGGVSPSGAGSLGDLGSGEQVTNGRLAQECRTGADANSNHDCAIVAIVNSVQDYWSDQFARSGRTYRQAQTNFFSGAVRTGCGNATSDVGPFYCPADSEVYIDLSFYNELRTRFGTQGGTFAEAYVLAHEYGHHVQNLLGTSRRVGNQTGPTSGSVRLELQADCYAGVWANHATTTPSSSGRPLISDVTQDDIHRALDTASRIGDDYIQSKLGGGHVDSSQFTHGTSAQRERWFTTGLQTGDPARCDTFGTNNLG, encoded by the coding sequence GTGCGGTTTGACGAAGGCGCCGGGCTGGACACGTCCGAGGTCGACGACCTCCGCGGAGGTGGTGGCGGGATCGGGAGCAGAATCGCGCTCGGCGGTGGCGGCCTCGGCGTCGTCGGCGTGATCATCTACTTCGTGCTCTCCCAGATCGGGGGGGTCAGCCCCAGTGGTGCGGGCAGTCTGGGCGATCTCGGGTCCGGGGAGCAGGTCACCAACGGGCGGCTCGCGCAGGAGTGCCGCACCGGCGCGGACGCGAACTCCAACCACGATTGCGCGATCGTCGCCATCGTGAACTCGGTTCAGGACTACTGGAGCGACCAGTTCGCGCGCTCCGGCCGCACCTACCGGCAGGCGCAGACGAACTTCTTTAGCGGCGCCGTGCGCACCGGCTGCGGCAACGCCACCTCCGACGTCGGACCGTTCTACTGCCCGGCCGACTCCGAGGTCTATATCGACTTGTCGTTCTACAACGAGCTGCGCACGCGATTCGGGACGCAGGGCGGGACGTTCGCCGAGGCGTACGTGCTCGCGCACGAGTACGGCCACCACGTGCAGAACCTGCTCGGCACGTCCCGCCGGGTCGGCAACCAGACGGGACCGACGTCGGGTTCGGTGCGGCTCGAACTCCAGGCCGACTGCTACGCCGGCGTGTGGGCCAACCACGCGACAACCACACCGTCGTCCAGCGGGCGGCCACTGATCAGCGACGTCACGCAGGACGACATCCACCGCGCGCTCGACACCGCCTCCCGCATCGGCGACGACTACATCCAGTCGAAACTCGGTGGGGGCCACGTGGACTCCTCGCAGTTCACGCACGGCACATCGGCGCAGCGGGAACGCTGGTTCACCACCGGGCTGCAGACCGGCGACCCCGCCCGCTGCGACACCTTCGGCACCAACAACCTGGGCTGA